The sequence below is a genomic window from Brooklawnia cerclae.
GGACGGCCTGGCTGCGGGCCTGCCACCAGGCGTTGCGCCCGAGCCAGATGGCGCCCACGACGTAGAGGGTGTTGACGAGGAACGTGTCGAGCACCATCGACACGACCGGCGGCAGGATGCCAGGGCGCAGGTCCTCGTCCCCGGTCGCGACCGCTTCACGCAACGAGTCGAGGGAACTGCCGACCGCGACGTCCCAGGCGACCCAGCCGAACATGGCGATCGTGATGGCGCCGAGGACGACGGCGCCGGCCCGCCGGTCGCGCGCCCAGGCGGCGGCCGAGTAGATCGCGAAGAAGCAGATGCCCTGGTAGAGCAGGGTGTATCCCACCTCGGGGATGAACGTGCAGGTCACGAAGAAATGTGCGAAGGCGAGCGCGGCCACGGGGGTGGGCCAGACGCGTCGTGCCAGCAGCAGGAACGCGCCGGTGACGATGGCGAGGTATTCGACCCAGATCGGCCGGTCGGGCAGGAAGGCGCCGGTCACGGGCCGTTCCAGCTCCCGGTTGACGGCGATGATCAGGGCGAACGCCACCACGAGCACGACGTCGGCGCGCGTGATCCGCTGCGGAGGGCGGACGAAGTCGTCGTCCGTGCCGAACCAGGTGGCGATCCGCTGCCCCAGGCGCATGACGATCAGCTCGCGAACCGGCTGAGCTGGGACGTGTCACCCTGCGAGATCTCGTCGAACATCGCCAGCGCGTCGTCGTGGTTCCACACCACCACCGACTGGCCGTCGTCGGTGACGCCCGCGGGATCCGAGATCGGGACGACCAGCGACAGGCCGTCGCCGCTGGAGACGTCGATGAGTGCGCGAGCCGCCCCGATGAGGTCGCCCGTGCCGGTCTCGTCTCCGCGGGTGAGCATGTCCTTCGCGGCCATGTTGATCCGCCAGTAGCGGAACGGGTTGAGGACGGTCGCCGGCGAGGCGACCTTGGATGCCACCTGACCCATGACCTCGCGCTGCCGCTTGGCGCGCCCGATGTCGCCCTCGGGGTCCTGGTAGCGCTGCCGGACGTAGCCGAGCGCGTTGGCCCCGTCGAGGGTCTGGCAACCCGCCGGGAGGTCGATGTTGGCGTACTCGTCCTGCATGGGGGCGTCGAGGCACACGTCGACGCCGCCGACCGCGTCCACGACGCTGGCGAAGCCTCCGAACCCGATCTCCAGGTAGCCGTCGAGCTGGACGCCGGTCGCCAGCTCGACGGTCTCGGTGAGCAGTGCGGGGCCGCCGTAGGCATAGGACGCGTTGAGCTTGCCCTGGCCGTAGCCGGGGATGCTGACATACGAGTCGCGGGGCAGGCTGACGAGCACCGACGGCCCGCTGATGGGGCGATAGAGCAGCATGATCGTGTCGGCGCGGGACCCGGCCGCATCGCCGGTGCCCAGTTCCTCACGCTCCGCTTCGCTGAGACCTTCGCGGCTGTCGGTGCCGACGAGCAGCACGGCTGTGCCCGGCTGTGTACTGGGCCGGTCGGTGGACTGCGACTCGTCCACGGTCTGCATGTGACCCGCGGCGTACAGCGGCACCCCGATGAGCCAGGCCAGCCAGGCGACCAGGAGGATGACGACCAGCCTGAGCAGCCGCAGCGCCCGTCGTCCCCGGCGCTTCCGTGGCCTCGGTGAGGTGCGGGCCGCATCCCCGGCGCGGTCCCGTGGGTCGCGTGCAGCGGGTGGACGCCCGGCGGTGTTCCTCGCGTCGGCATGCCCGGCTCGGGACGCCGATTGCCTGGCCTCCGATGGGCGCGAGCCCGCCGAGCGAGCACCCGACGTGCCCCGGTACCCCGGTTGCGCCCCTGATCGCGCCTGGTTCCCCTGTGCCTCGCGGCGCCCGGATCGGTCGCCGGCGCTCGTCCGCCCGATGCGGGCTGCCTGCTGCCCGGAGGCGGAATCGTCCGCGTACGGCTCGGTGGTGACCCGCGGCCTCGGCGACTGGGCGGGACGCGCGGTGCTGTCGTAGAGCCAGTCGAGATCGTCCTGGCGCTGCGAATCGCTCCTGACGTGACGGCGTTCATCCGGGCCGGGGCGCTCAGTCATGCCCACAGGGTACTAGTGGGGAATGTGCGCCGGCCGGGTCTGCTACGGGCGTGTGGTGCGTTCCTGGCCCGCGATCCGCTCGACCTGCTCGTCGGTGCCGCCGACGGTCACGACGGCGGATCCCTGGCCCAGCAGGGGAGCGACGAGTCCCTCGACCACCGTGCGCCAGGGATCGAGGCCGGCTCGCAGCAGCCGGCGGTCGTCGGACGGCTCCACCTGGGCAAGGTCGTCCCACGAATGGCCGAGGTCGGTCTCGAAGCAGACGGGCCGGGTCGCGGGGACGCGCCAGTGCACGTCGGGCTGGCTCAGCACCTCGGCGTAGTCGGTCACGCCCAGCGGTTTGCGGTCGAAGGGCCCACCCAGCGGGTGCAGCGAACAGGCCACGGTCTCGACGCCGGGCACCGGGTGCGGGTCCTCCGGGCCGACCACGGCCGCGTCCAGCAGATCCGTGGACGCGAGTCCTTCCCGTGGCATGGCCACGACGCATCCGCCCAGTTGCCACGTGGCCATCGTCCAGACCAGTCCCACCCAATGGCCGGGATTGGTGATGAGCACCGTGTTCGCGACGCGCGGGAACTCGTCGACGTCCATGGACACGAGCAGGTTGGCCGACTTGTCGACCCAGTTGGCGAAAGTACGGCCGGACAACTCGGTGCGCTGGCCGTGGTCGAGGTCGTACCAGGTGAGCAGAGGCGCGCTGCCTCCGTGGAGCACACGCTCCTCCAAGGCTTCCAGTACTCCCAACCCGAGGCGGGGGTTCAACGGGCGGATCATTCGCCCATCGTAGATGCAGGCGCCCGCATGTGCACACGGCTCTCGTAATGGCACCGGCTAGATTGTCGGTGTGCGTTACGTGGTGATCATGGCAGGTGGCTCGGGCAAGAGGCTGTGGCCCTTGTCGCGTCAGGGTGAGCCCAAGCAGTTGCTTCCCCTGTTCGAGGGGCGCAGCCTGCTGCAACTCGCCTGGGACAGGGTGTCGCGGGTCGTCGCGCCCGAACAGGTGCTGGTGTGCACGGGAGCCGACTACGCCGACGTCGTCCGCCGGCAGTTGCCGGAGCTGGCGCCGGAGAACCTGCTCGGTGAACCGGAGGGGCGTGACTCGCTCAACGCAGCGGCCTGGCCGGCCGCGGTGCTGGCCGCGCGCGACCCGGACGCGGTGGTGGCGATGGTGACCGCCGACCAGCTCATCTCACCGGTGGAGGTGTTCACCGAGGCATTGACCAACGGGTTCCGGCTCGCCGAGGACCGCCCTGACGTGCTGGTCACGTTCGGAGTCGTCCCGACGTCCCCGCACACCGGGTACGGATACCTCGCCCGCGGGCAGGACATCGCGGGTTACGGCCGGGCGAGCGCGGTCGACGAGTTCCGCGAGAAGCCGGACGCCGCCACGGCGCAGGAGTACCTGGCCAGCGGGCGGTACTGGTGGAACTCCGGCATGTTCGTCTGGCGTGCGCGCACCTTCCTCGACCAGCTCGCCGTGTTGCTGCCCGGCACCTATGCGAAGGTGCTGGAGCTCGCCGCCCGTCCCGAACTGCTGCCGGAGATCTACCCGACCCTGCTGAAGATCTCCGTCGACTACGCGGTCATGGAGCCGGTGTCCCGCGGCGAGGGGTCGGCACGGGTGGCCGCGATCGCCCTCGACATCACCTGGGCGGACGTCGGCAGCTTCGCCTCCCTGTGGGACGTGCTCGACCACGATGCCGACTGCAACGCACGGATGGGCACGACGGTGGTGCGCGAGTCGAGCGGCAACCTGCTGGTCAACGCCACCGACGACAGCGTGCTCGCCGTGCTCGGCCTCGATGACGTGGTGGTGGTGCGCACCGAGTTCGCCACCCTGGTGGCGCCGCTGTCCGCGTCCCAACAGATCAAGACCCTGGTGGAGCAGGTCGCCGACGAGGCGGGCGCCGAGCTGGCCTGAGGACGGAGGAGGACGGATGATCCAGTACGCCAAGGGACTGCGCGGGCCGGCCATGGTCGTCGTGCTCGTCGTGCTGTCGGTCTACGTGGGGCTGAGTGTCGGTCGTTTCGTCATGCTCACTACCGGAGGCAGCGCCGTCGCGGCGGCCGCCCAGGAGGCGGGCTCGTCGTCCCCATCGCTGGTGTGGGTCTTCCTCGCCGTCGCGCTGGCGCTGGCATGCCTGTTCATCGAGCCGCGGCCGCGCCGCTCGCGGAGACTCGTCACGGCCGCGGCGATCGTCATGATGATCGTCGCGGTGGACGCGCTGGTGTTCCTGGTGCTCGGCCTGCTCGGGCAGCTCACCGTCGGTGAGGCGCTGGGCGTGGTCGGGGGGGTCGTGGAGACCCTCGTCAAGGCCGCGTGTGCGGCGGTGCTGTGGCGTCTGCGTCCCGACAGCGCGGACGAGGCCGGCGTCCCCGGGGACGAGGGGAACGGGGCACGGCGCCGGGGGCCCGATCCGGTCTGGCGGGCCGAGGAGGCCGTC
It includes:
- a CDS encoding TIGR03089 family protein; translation: MIRPLNPRLGLGVLEALEERVLHGGSAPLLTWYDLDHGQRTELSGRTFANWVDKSANLLVSMDVDEFPRVANTVLITNPGHWVGLVWTMATWQLGGCVVAMPREGLASTDLLDAAVVGPEDPHPVPGVETVACSLHPLGGPFDRKPLGVTDYAEVLSQPDVHWRVPATRPVCFETDLGHSWDDLAQVEPSDDRRLLRAGLDPWRTVVEGLVAPLLGQGSAVVTVGGTDEQVERIAGQERTTRP
- a CDS encoding sugar phosphate nucleotidyltransferase; translation: MRYVVIMAGGSGKRLWPLSRQGEPKQLLPLFEGRSLLQLAWDRVSRVVAPEQVLVCTGADYADVVRRQLPELAPENLLGEPEGRDSLNAAAWPAAVLAARDPDAVVAMVTADQLISPVEVFTEALTNGFRLAEDRPDVLVTFGVVPTSPHTGYGYLARGQDIAGYGRASAVDEFREKPDAATAQEYLASGRYWWNSGMFVWRARTFLDQLAVLLPGTYAKVLELAARPELLPEIYPTLLKISVDYAVMEPVSRGEGSARVAAIALDITWADVGSFASLWDVLDHDADCNARMGTTVVRESSGNLLVNATDDSVLAVLGLDDVVVVRTEFATLVAPLSASQQIKTLVEQVADEAGAELA
- a CDS encoding LCP family protein — protein: MTERPGPDERRHVRSDSQRQDDLDWLYDSTARPAQSPRPRVTTEPYADDSASGQQAARIGRTSAGDRSGRREAQGNQARSGAQPGYRGTSGARSAGSRPSEARQSASRAGHADARNTAGRPPAARDPRDRAGDAARTSPRPRKRRGRRALRLLRLVVILLVAWLAWLIGVPLYAAGHMQTVDESQSTDRPSTQPGTAVLLVGTDSREGLSEAEREELGTGDAAGSRADTIMLLYRPISGPSVLVSLPRDSYVSIPGYGQGKLNASYAYGGPALLTETVELATGVQLDGYLEIGFGGFASVVDAVGGVDVCLDAPMQDEYANIDLPAGCQTLDGANALGYVRQRYQDPEGDIGRAKRQREVMGQVASKVASPATVLNPFRYWRINMAAKDMLTRGDETGTGDLIGAARALIDVSSGDGLSLVVPISDPAGVTDDGQSVVVWNHDDALAMFDEISQGDTSQLSRFAS